TGAAGACGGTTGAGGAGCggaagagggttgttgaggcggCCGCGCAGCCCGAGCAGCCAGCCCAGGGGGGTTATCCTTCTATAAGAGGCCATCAGAGACAGGTGAGTGAGGGGCCTGGGGGTGGGATTTTCCGTAACCTGCAGCGGTTGCGGGAGGAGATCTACTTGGAGTGACTTGTGTTTGCTGGTACTATGTACATGGAGTTTGGATGGGTCTCTTTTTATATACCATGGCATATGCGGTGTCTTTACTGGCATTGTCTTAGTAGCTACCAATCTTTAATGAGCGAGCTTGATATAGATGTGAGACGTGGGTGGGTGTTGTCCAAGAGACACCGGCTGTCAATGAAAACTGTGGAGTTCAGGAACCACACCGCGAACAATTATGTGGCGGACGGCAGTCAGTGTTTGGCGTCTGCACAGGaaccccaacttccaagCCCTCGGCTGCCGTGGTACAGGGACCCAAAGATCGTCCTGCTACACGGTGACGGCCAGCCCATCGAATCCACCAATTGAGGCACTGGGTAGGGCTGTCAACCTGAAACGACACGAGCTGGGGTCTGATTACGCGGCCACCGCTAGTAAAAATAGGCCGAGAGCTATCAATGACACGAGTAAGCTTATTTGGGCCATTGAGTATTGAGAGACTGCTGCGTGGGAATTCAGATGGAGAGGACGTGAAGCAATTGAAGAGCACAGTTTGGGGCAATTTGCAGGTACATAGCCATCTGCAGAGATATCCGTAGTTTAATTAGCGAGTCTGGCCTGATCCTGAAACCCGTTGCTGTTGCAGAGTCCGCCGGTCGTGGCGATCGCAGTTGTCGTCATCACATCGCCCGGTCTGAGTCGACTGCAACTCTGCGTTCTGCAACATGGCCTTTTTGCACTCTCGTTGATCATCGCCCTTTCTTCTTAAGCCCCAGCCCATCCTGTACCCACGGGAGAAAGTTTCCCTCGTTACCTGCGGTCACCACGTTCGCGCCGGAATGTTCATCCTAAACtttttcctgttcctgtccCACAGCTGAATCGACGATCCCCCTTGCTCTCAGCAACCACTGCAGTTGTTGAGATGGCCTCTCGCGGCTTCCTCAGCGGCATGGATGCCTCTCTGGCTGGTCCCTGGGAGGAGAAATACAATTCCTGGCGATTATCCGCCAACCAATTCCTGCAGCAGAGCTATAACCCCCGTCCGCGGCCGCGACCGACGCGGGTGGCTCTGGCAGTCGCAACATGTTTCCTTGTGATGTATCTTCTTCTGCGAGGCCCTAGCGAAGTAAGCCTCCCACCGTATAAATCTTgcgataaaaaaaaaaaaaaaagaaagaaactgACCCCTCTAGCCGGAGGTAAACCACTGGCTCCAGTACCCATCGTACCATCCTTTTCATGAGAAGCCCGAAGACGCCACAGTCATTTCACCGAGACTGTCATTCAACACGCGTAATCATACCTTCCTGGATGATTTACAAAAGAAGAATTCTTCGTTCCACCTTGTTCTGCCGGCGACGCGGAGCAATCCCGGACTATGTCGTACTTTGACGTCGGCCATGATTTTGAACTACCCGCCGCCGACGTTAGTCCGCTACGGTAGAGAACTGCCGACAGGCTCGGCAGGACATGACTACATGGTTGATAGAATCACTGGCATATATAACTTTTTGGCGTATACCCCACGTCTGCAGGACAACGATATAGTCCTGATCGTGGATGGCTTCgacatcttcttccagcttcctccGGAAGTCCTCGTTAAGCGATATCAAGACCTCTTGCGCGAGATGAACGCAAAGCTGCTCGAAAAGTATGGCATGGTGACGGTAGACCGGCCGTTCCGCAAGGATGGCGTGGAAACTTTGCAGAAGTACTCCCAGCGTGTGATTTTCTCCGCAAGCAAGCAGTGCTTCGGCAACCTGACGGAGGATCCTGGTTGTCGCAGTATCCCTGGGTCTACTCTACCTCCGGATAGTTACGGGTGGAAGACGGATACGGAGGGCCATTTGACCCGACCGAAATGGCTTAAGCCGGGTGCGGTTATTGGGCAAGTAGCAGATCTAAAATTGATCTATGCGCATGTTCTGCGCTTCGTCGAGGAGCACCGGGATACCGAAGGGGATTACCTGGAATTGACGCGGATGTACGGCAGACAAGAATATGTGCGCGAGCTCGAACGACGGAGAACTGCCAACAGCTTCTGGGAGCTGATGTACCGATGGATTGGGATTTCTGAGGCTACTAACATGACTGGTGTGCCCCCGCACCTTGAACCCGGCCAACGGTACGAATATGGAATCGGTGTGGATTTTGAGTCCCGTCTATTCTTCGATACGGTCAATGCTAAAGGAGATGTTGAATGGCTGGGATATAACAATGTCACAAAAACATCAACCGCACAGATGGAGCACCGAGTGCCCCGCGAAAGCCGTCTTCTACTTCCAGAGGATGTATCTGATCAAAAGCTCGGCAACCCATTCAAACAGCCGAAATATAACAAGAACGAGTACATCAACCCGTCGTGGAATGAAACCATGGATAAACTCCCAAGCAATCGCTCGTGGAGCAATATCCCTCTATTGACGAATGTCCATTCTGCGAAGGTTCCGGCTCTAGTACACATGGCTGCGCAAGATAAAAGAATTGTCCGTGACACATGGTGGTCGAAAATGTGGTACTTTCCCTGGGCTCGTGCCCTTTTGCGCAAATATATGCGCTCCCATACTGGATTCGATGCCGCCCAAAGCGCGCTCCTCGGCCAGAATTTCTGGGATATGCGTGGCGGCGTGGGAGGTGTCTGGACAGACAAGGGTGAGTGGATTGACTATCCGGAGGTTTGCACCGGGTTTGAGCGCGACGTTTTCGACGACGATTTTGGAAAAttcggcgaagaagatggcggcgAATTTCGCGGGCCTGTCTATAACCAGTGGGGCAGTTTGATTAGAGGGAGAGAATTCTAGTTTCTTATCCTCTACTTTTGCGTCTTACCGGATTTTCATATCGTTGGCGTTGGTCTGTTTCTCTTTATACGGTTGGCGTACGGTTCACGATGTTTTTGCCgctttttccttctctcgaAGATACCAAATAGATGCAAGCGATGCGTATagctgcagcagcagtaaATTGATCATCGAATCAGTGCTCTGTACTTTTTATCCGTGTCCTCTAACGCCAAGTCCAGTATATACATGACCAAAAAAAGATATCATACACATGCATCTCCCAATATATACCCGTTCATTTTATGTCGTCGCAGCACCCAGCGTCTCCCGGATAACCGCCAGGATCTCTAATACGTTCTCATCACTCAGCCGCTGCTCCCGTTCCTCAATCACCGTATCAATCAGCGCCAGAGCGCCATAGTCACCCGTCtcaccttcctcatcctcttctccctcctccccagcctcGCCTTCAGCCTCACCATCGCCGTTAGCCACCTgttccacctcctcaaccccattCTCAGTCATGGCTGCAGCGTCGCCCCCTTCCCCATCTCCATTCTGACCATCAACGTCCATCCTatccccttccccctccccctctccttctccctcgcgagcctcctcttcctcaccaccaccagcaccaggcgCACCAGGCGGAACACCCACACCCAAATTAACAATCATAAGCACCTCGCCCTTCGTCAGTCCATAGGGCCGTAACCGGGTAATAAGTTCCCGCAGTGCAGTGTCTAATGGCGTTTCCCCAGTACCCGTTTTCAGGTCTGAAGATGCGTACTGCGGGTATCGGAGGAGATGGGGGGAGAGACGTGAGGCGTAGTTGTGTATCTACCGCGACGTTCCGTGGTTAGTATTGATACCTGTACCATGCAATATAGTAGAGTTGAGAGTTCGTCTGCTCTCTCTGTTCTtcccccccctccccctccaatTGAGGTGGAAGAGACGTAGGGCAGTATCGGAATAAAAAGACATACCTCCTTAACAACAGTATTATGATCCCGGAGATCCGGGCTCGGGATCCAATGTTTCTGGTTCACGCCTGGGGGCGCATTTGGGGGACGCCGTGGGGGGTTGGATGAGAGGTAGGAGAGGACTTCGATGTTTGTTAGAGTTGCGTCTTGGGGGTTTATTATCTGGGCGTTATTGTGTTAGTTTATCTCTGAAAACAAGAGGGGGGTATTGAGATGTACCCGCATGATTGGATATTAGGTTTGTATATTTGATATTAGCAAAATTAGAGGTCGATATGGTGGTGACTCGtgaggggaagaggagggaaaaaTTAGGCGGTGGGAGGGGGAAATGTAGAGATTTTGGTGGCAGAATTACGGTTGGGTTGGATCTATGGGTCCTGTGTGTGGTAGGCGGTGTGATATGTATTCTGCAATAACAATGGGCAGGTACCTCTCAGATACCAGATGCATAGATATGTATCCTTAGAGATAGAGACTCGACCTATAAAACTCATTCTATACTTGTATGAGATCTAAATTTCCACAGGCCTGGGCTGTACATTCCTCGCACCCCCCTCGGCAAACCCATTCCCCCACTGTTTCACCACCCTTTCCAACATCTTCATATCCCCTCCACATTTAACGTCCGTAAGTAGGCCCTCCGAGTACAAAATGCTTAGCATCTCAAAAAGCCAGATACGGCATGTAACGCCATCTTTGTCGTTGAGTTTGTCGTCGTGGCTACGGAGGGTGCTGTCAATTTTACGATTCAAGTCATctgtgttggtgttggtgttgttcaGGCCTGCGACGCGGATAAGGCCAACTAGAAGGAAGGATTTGAGGATGCTCGATGGAGATTCGCAACTGTGTCCGGCAATCCAGCCGCGGCCTTCGTTGGTGATGTGGTATTTCGTTCCGCTGTTTGTGCTGTGGTGGTAGAGGGCCCAATGGAAGTCGtcggggagaggagggtCGGAGCGGAGGAACAGGCATATGTAGAGAGTgtttgggaggagggtggtggtCATCTTTAAATAACAAAGGAATAGATACGGTGGAATACCAAGCTGATAAGTAGATTGGGTTTAGTAGCCGAAAAGTTGAAGTCCAACACTTGTATTAACTTGGAAGATAAACTGACGACACCTTCAATGCGCCGGGAGGGACCAAAAAGTAATCTCCCTCCTAATGCCACCCAAACATTGCAATAAGACCAAGAGAATAAATCACAGGAAAATCAACCCACATGGTGTGATATCATacagaagaaaaaaa
The nucleotide sequence above comes from Aspergillus puulaauensis MK2 DNA, chromosome 3, nearly complete sequence. Encoded proteins:
- a CDS encoding uncharacterized protein (COG:S;~EggNog:ENOG410Q0GF), whose translation is MTTTLLPNTLYICLFLRSDPPLPDDFHWALYHHSTNSGTKYHITNEGRGWIAGHSCESPSSILKSFLLVGLIRVAGLNNTNTNTDDLNRKIDSTLRSHDDKLNDKDGVTCRIWLFEMLSILYSEGLLTDVKCGGDMKMLERVVKQWGNGFAEGGARNVQPRPVEI
- a CDS encoding uncharacterized protein (COG:S;~EggNog:ENOG410Q0CJ;~InterPro:IPR038846,IPR038324;~go_component: GO:0005666 - RNA polymerase III complex [Evidence IEA];~go_process: GO:0006384 - transcription initiation from RNA polymerase III promoter [Evidence IEA]) yields the protein MRIINPQDATLTNIEVLSYLSSNPPRRPPNAPPGVNQKHWIPSPDLRDHNTVVKEIHNYASRLSPHLLRYPQYASSDLKTGTGETPLDTALRELITRLRPYGLTKGEVLMIVNLGVGVPPGAPGAGGGEEEEAREGEGEGEGEGDRMDVDGQNGDGEGGDAAAMTENGVEEVEQVANGDGEAEGEAGEEGEEDEEGETGDYGALALIDTVIEEREQRLSDENVLEILAVIRETLGAATT
- a CDS encoding glycosyltransferase domain-containing protein (COG:S;~EggNog:ENOG410PR79;~TransMembrane:1 (i46-63o)), with the protein product MASRGFLSGMDASLAGPWEEKYNSWRLSANQFLQQSYNPRPRPRPTRVALAVATCFLVMYLLLRGPSEPEVNHWLQYPSYHPFHEKPEDATVISPRLSFNTRNHTFLDDLQKKNSSFHLVLPATRSNPGLCRTLTSAMILNYPPPTLVRYGRELPTGSAGHDYMVDRITGIYNFLAYTPRLQDNDIVLIVDGFDIFFQLPPEVLVKRYQDLLREMNAKLLEKYGMVTVDRPFRKDGVETLQKYSQRVIFSASKQCFGNLTEDPGCRSIPGSTLPPDSYGWKTDTEGHLTRPKWLKPGAVIGQVADLKLIYAHVLRFVEEHRDTEGDYLELTRMYGRQEYVRELERRRTANSFWELMYRWIGISEATNMTGVPPHLEPGQRYEYGIGVDFESRLFFDTVNAKGDVEWLGYNNVTKTSTAQMEHRVPRESRLLLPEDVSDQKLGNPFKQPKYNKNEYINPSWNETMDKLPSNRSWSNIPLLTNVHSAKVPALVHMAAQDKRIVRDTWWSKMWYFPWARALLRKYMRSHTGFDAAQSALLGQNFWDMRGGVGGVWTDKGEWIDYPEVCTGFERDVFDDDFGKFGEEDGGEFRGPVYNQWGSLIRGREF